In Gymnogyps californianus isolate 813 chromosome 1, ASM1813914v2, whole genome shotgun sequence, the following are encoded in one genomic region:
- the FDX1 gene encoding adrenodoxin, mitochondrial, whose protein sequence is MAAPGPARLLRAAAAASSRRWLFSASPAAGTRPGCGSAAVRAARLFSLSARAVLSSEDKITVHFINRDGDKLTAKGKPGDSLLDVVVDNNLDIDGFGACEGTLACSTCHLIFEDHIFEKLDAITDEEMDMLDLAYGLTETSRLGCQICLKKSMDDMTVRVPEAVADARQSVDMSKNS, encoded by the exons ATggctgccccggggccggcccggctcctccgggccgccgccgccgcttcctCCCGCCGCTGGCTCTTCTCCGCCTCGCCGGCAGCCGGGACGAGGCCGGGCTGTGGCAGCGCTGCCGTGAGGGCAGCCCGGCTGTTCAGCCTCTCTGCCCGGGCGGTGCTCAG ctcagaaGATAAAATAACTGTTCATTTCATAAATCGTGATGGTGACAAACTAACAGCCAAAGGAAAACCTGGGGATTCACTACTGGATGTTGTTGTTGATAATAATCTAGACATAGATGGTTTTG gtgcATGTGAAGGAACGCTAGCCTGTTCAACTTGTCATTTAATCTTTGAAGACCACATATTTGAGAAACTAGATGCAATTACTGATGAAGAGATGGACATGCTGGACCTGGCATATGGCCTCACAGAAAC ATCACGTTTAGGCTGCCAAATCTGCTTGAAGAAATCGATGGATGATATGACTGTTCGAGTACCAGAAGCTGTTGCCGATGCTAGACAATCAGTAGATATGAGTAAAAACtcctaa